The proteins below are encoded in one region of Penicillium psychrofluorescens genome assembly, chromosome: 4:
- a CDS encoding uncharacterized protein (ID:PFLUO_006762-T1.cds;~source:funannotate), protein MSPTSSRVSLAHSRPHPASPFARARPDADYEFDLSTSHFPSPSKQHGTTRPRHTLRTGTLAGAYRAASRRPAMTDEDLLLAGMASSSPRRNRQDFIHTLSPSSQTSNPPEELVDVYRRIEADGTLADYVRPEEDWPEPAQYPEARPASSRISRSTSRTRERNSGVPREYEPTVSDTGFHDDTGDSLLSRRRISDTRDEQRLRRVTGANSPVFSRAHTGRQAALTADNLQRREDEEDHTQPAEEDGDRGPSLNLPSTWGSRASRRQEWLRNVSSHNAPEQRESESILPRTKTTDETTYKPLRASPRSSERSSFPTRSALGERTANPLAQDAQADKKADEHTSSGEGNPIPNTPIVVYKNSAFTKPSTIKRDSQDLLRRLSRTESPKLDQIATPDPPKLFERRVYDKTPRVTGAWIDTPVTERVAEIPKDLTKDIVPKPVSEKEKEPTQEAKSSGHGDINLGQADSQPTKRSRPPLIRPKLPKSALETVMEDFNSGKEPLDMGDDTINSLQLILDDSGELKTEEEDDAAYEKTVLEKLELANASENKDLADIDRLNQKLLSLRKNINEVRRGLDGLDGQVKREKQLESQSEKNGRHMQSGHSHHDGRVYAAIPLPRLWERHPLSGRIQLTKLGLATFVSLTWYVIECIMCEQYCHPVISDTCEGYCLQPDAPHFPWVTVTMLWRWSHLSALLAPVITVLVAIFRLVAQLLGLSDGYVDDGPAPLGNLVGEIRINGTPVSFPWLSSPSAQIVGSSEQQQKQPVWTERIAPPPARGEDDQISIDDDEYL, encoded by the coding sequence ATGTCCCCCACCAGTAGCCGAGTCTCGCTGGCCCATTCCCGCCCTCATCCCGCATCCCCCTTTGCCCGCGCCCGCCCAGACGCGGACTACGAGTTCGACCTCAGCACCTCACACTTCCCATCGCCCTCAAAGCAGCATGGCACCACGCGTCCTCGACACACCCTACGCACCGGAACTCTAGCAGGCGCGTATCGAGCCGCGTCGCGTCGCCCAGCCATGACGGACGAAGATCTCTTGCTCGCGGGAATGGCCTCCTCCAGTCCTCGGCGCAATCGCCAGGATTTCATTCACACCCTTTCTCCCTCATCACAAACATCTAACCCTCCCGAAGAGCTCGTGGACGTCTACAGAAGGATTGAAGCAGATGGCACATTGGCCGACTATGTGCGccccgaagaagactggCCTGAACCTGCACAATATCCTGAGGCGCGTccagccagcagccgcaTCAGTCGCTCCACCTCGCGAACAAGGGAGAGGAATAGCGGGGTTCCTCGAGAATATGAGCCCACGGTTTCGGATACTGGGTTTCACGACGATACCGGTGACAGTTTGTTATCGCGCAGGAGAATCTCGGATACCAGGGACGAGCAGCGTCTCCGACGCGTCACAGGTGCTAATTCTCCGGTCTTCAGTCGCGCACATACCGGGAGACAAGCGGCGTTGACAGCGGACAATTTACAGCGCCgtgaagacgaggaagatcatACCCAaccggcggaggaggacggtGACCGTGGCCCCTCATTGAATCTGCCGTCTACCTGGGGCAGTCGAGCATCCCGTCGACAGGAATGGCTCAGGAATGTCAGTTCACACAATGCGCCGGAGCAACGAGAATCGGAAAGTATTTTGCCCCGGACCAAGACAACGGACGAGACAACCTACAAGCCCCTGCGTGCTTCGCCTCGGTCATCAGAGCGGAGCAGCTTCCCGACAAGAAGCGCTCTTGGTGAACGCACCGCCAACCCTCTTGCGCAAGATGCGCAGGCCGACAAGAAAGCGGACGAGCACACAAGCTCGGGCGAAGGCaatcccatccccaacacGCCCATTGTGGTTTACAAAAATTCCGCATTCACCAAACCAAGTACTATCAAACGAGACTCACAAGATCTGCTGCGGCGATTATCGAGGACAGAAAGCCCCAAGCTGGATCAGATTGCGACCCCGGATCCACCCAAGCTATTCGAAAGACGCGTCTACGACAAGACTCCCCGAGTCACCGGTGCATGGATCGATACGCCCGTTACCGAGCGGGTGGCAGAAATTCCGAAAGACCTTACCAAGGACATTGTTCCTAAGCCAGtttcggagaaggagaaggagccTACGCAGGAAGCAAAGTCATCTGGTCATGGTGATATAAACTTGGGTCAAGCGGATTCACAACCCACAAAACGGTCGAGGCCACCATTGATCCGACCCAAACTACCGAAAAGTGCTTTGGAGACCGTCATGGAGGACTTTAACTCTGGGAAGGAGCCGCTCGATATGGGGGATGATACCATTAACTCTCTACAACTGATTCTGGATGACTCGGGGGAGCTGAaaaccgaagaagaagacgacgccGCGTACGAAAAGACCGTGCTTGAGAAACTCGAGCTTGCCAACGCCTCCGAGAACAAAGACTTGGCTGATATCGACCGACTGAATCAGAAGCTGCTGTCGCTAAGGAAGAACATCAACGAAGTGAGGAGGGGACTCGACGGTCTAGATGGTCAAGTCAAGCGCGAAAAACAACTCGAGTCGCAGTCGGAAAAGAACGGTCGGCATATGCAAAGCGGCCACTCGCATCACGATGGCCGTGTCTACGCTGCCATCCCCCTGCCTCGATTGTGGGAACGACACCCCTTGTCCGGGCGTATCCAGCTCACCAAATTGGGGTTGGCCACTTTTGTCTCCCTCACGTGGTATGTCATCGAGTGCATCATGTGCGAGCAGTACTGCCATCCCGTCATCTCCGACACCTGTGAAGGCTACTGTCTCCAGCCCGACGCTCCCCATTTCCCCTGGGTGACCGTGACAATGCTGTGGCGCTGGTCTCATCTGTCTGCCCTACTTGCACCCGTTATCACAGTCCTTGTGGCTATCTTCCGACTTGTCGCGCAATTGCTGGGCTTGTCTGATGGGTACGTCGATGATGGGCCGGCACCGCTGGGGAATCTTGTTGGTGAGATTCGCATCAACGGTACCCCCGTCTCGTTCCCGTGGCTCTCGTCGCCTTCGGCACAGATTGTCGGATCCtctgagcagcagcaaaagcAGCCGGTATGGACTGAGCGTATTGCGCCTCCTCCGGCGCGCGGGGAGGACGATCAGATCTCaatcgatgatgatgagtATCTTTGA
- a CDS encoding uncharacterized protein (ID:PFLUO_006763-T1.cds;~source:funannotate), producing MTKSSRRSPRDKTPASTPGTSGTSSPSSSSSGPIPPFTKVPAILKPFVEPLSPEEIYLVHIDTTATDLKRQTFIVPWAVNTLIGAVIAYRVYVGISVYPALLASLIGIQSSMSVDTASISWMQMAAIILRRTGIVLIDYFLVTLFLAWPITFVRGPVYWRSTVGFRDREIIVRRSARSWSQALNRNTWMRDDEENRDKIIAAVTPERISKTGYLLVDADWNLDYRAMIRAHKLVDRTRRGEGVQLDEFRTAVLVHTDADGWLIWRVGDENAPTGLVRSAQRDQILAFKDKLSAMGKEDLFFRWVELIQWESTRPGGFTPERQRSAMLQAKQMFEEEDVDFSRFWDDFGGMEGMELLD from the coding sequence atGACGAAATCCTCCCGCCGCTCCCCACGCGACAAGACGCCGGCTTCAACGCCAGGCACGTCCGGCACCTCAAGTCCCAGCTCAAGCTCGTCCGGACCAATCCCACCCTTCACCAAGGTTCCCGCGATCCTCAAACCCTTCGTCGAGCCTCTCTCCCCCGAAGAAATCTACCTCGTGCACATCGACACAACAGCCACAGACCTCAAGCGCCAGACCTTCATCGTGCCATGGGCGGTCAACACCCTCATCGGCGCCGTGATCGCCTACCGCGTCTACGTCGGAATCAGCGTATACccagccctcctcgcctCACTGATCGGCATCCAAAGCTCCATGAGCGTCGACACGGCCTCCATCTCGTGGATGCAGATGGCGGCGATCATCCTCCGGCGCACAGGCATAGTGCTCATTGACTACTTCCTCGTGACGCTATTCCTGGCCTGGCCGATCACGTTCGTGCGCGGGCCCGTCTACTGGCGCAGCACGGTAGGGTTTCGGGATCGGGAGATTATCGTCCGCCGCAGTGCGCGCAGCTGGAGCCAGGCGCTGAATCGCAATACCTGGATGCgggacgacgaggagaacCGCGATAAGATCATTGCGGCCGTTACGCCGGAGCGGATCAGCAAGACGGGGTACTTGCTGGTCGATGCGGACTGGAATCTGGATTACCGTGCCATGATCCGCGCGCATAAGCTGGTGGACCGGACACGCAGGGGCGAGGGCGTGCAGCTGGATGAGTTTCGCACGGCTGTTCTGGTGCATACCGATGCGGACGGGTGGCTGATTTGGCGTGTTGGCGATGAGAACGCACCCACGGGTCTAGTGCGGTCTGCGCAGCGCGACCAGATCCTGGCGTTCAAGGATAAGTTGTCGGCTATGGGGAAGGAGGACTTGTTCTTCCGTTGGGTCGAGTTGATTCAGTGGGAGAGCACGCGGCCGGGCGGGTTTACGCCGGAGAGGCAGCGGTCCGCTATGCTTCAGGCCAAGCAGATgttcgaggaagaggacgtAGATTTCAGTCGCTTCTGGGATGACTTTGGTGGGATGGAAGGGATGGAGCTCCTCGACTGA
- a CDS encoding uncharacterized protein (ID:PFLUO_006764-T1.cds;~source:funannotate), with the protein MSLHIYIAHSGEHLLADPVSFASPEALKTWIVRNTAIPPPRQILMTARGKNVKVQTLATENEIFVYDRQFVSEPADSELPDLPPPEPFQPESPPATLTDQNDLHAWRQLYMARRSWALDLSSRCGSIDKSTREHNERTDVINRAVGVALENLKSHVGNLEHRFQEAQTWANNLLEEQQAALDGWQRALTTLESIPAREDFPVLGRPSTPKKDRDRPTGTLRDFVDVADVHRAGSEAATVSPRFAGQVHDIEKAVCDIAADTQRLVDEASPYSTDGADGLLEEVETITKKISSDYEHVLGLPNNQKTLANVSRLALSHTQDLLPSLMEIGTELQAALEQAVQRRGDAQKTALKHMRTISSIESRLADAHTQLVNLDVESTAFDTIYAVFHMPMVYGSILIESVRRREWSDKIKTDSLTLAEEMAVLRDEEQRRRKKWLKSMGDFISFADSSTPGIEVNLQGQDEEWPEVTRKEIETYIEDLKTKHSMGNLGEDLSQQYQDLDAPTRQQRRRAKAFKQGSVFDLSRSSMLLRGDDMVRSLQEEKTKLEERLRGSESRIRKLEDLLHRQSHLSRPSSGNFGPEFPSSPASPHPDGLSRRSSVSSRRVSATQSPEDKALIQRIVSLEAELAGEKDTVQRLHKEAHVERQSNSDKFQEAQSTKEDLIGNLEARQREFEDERRYLETELKKFKLRAEEMEEELDRLMDSREHEKHEADERIHQLETNLQTAHTSNTDEAQRTNELNEQIRIQREKADALQAKIDELERQRAELTQRDQDHYYALQAAFMNLSPGGAMPLEVPSIIKAIEVLSEGLSIHARSAEDNASKAAAETKTLEERIGQLESEAEQQEKSSADREEKLSRLTEELSSARSKLGSVEAEVDKERSKFNSLQSQMAAGESGSDALRERLTEEEQRQADLSQKLTDIESQARKSNDEIEEWKRKAGLASETEQRAAARTDARGLKSQELSTQLFSQIEKLGRMLEQLGFAVIQQDGNLTVQRASKVNASSSGLGDSLAQSGIVSVKPDAALLNWTRAESPEDEETRFKAFMECLSQFDVSVFGDVVVKRVKDIEVLARKWQKEARAYRDKYHRVQSEAHDKIAYRTFKEGDLALFLPTRNQSIRSWAAFNVGAPHNFLRELDSHKLQNRDWLLARITKIEERVVDLSKSLNGVAPDRRSLGAASDAISLDDENPFELSDGLRWYLLDAIEEKPGAPATPGLAKSTVASAHVDAKGSIRLNRPADEGTVAKTLTKNLDSRRNSSNSKRGPPTPSQQPADADATSAPREAAPIFDEVRRDQLQGP; encoded by the exons ATGTCGTTGCACATTTATATTGCTCACTCCGGTGAGCATCTACTGGCCGACCCAGTGTCTTTTGCTTC TCCGGAGGCCTTGAAGACATGGATCGTCCGCAACACCGCCATTCCACCTCCCCGGCAAATATTGATGACCGCCCGGGGCAAGAATGTCAAAGTGCAAACGCTGGCTACCGAGAACGAGATCTTCGTCTACGACCGACAGTTCGTGAGCGAACCAGCCGACTCCGAGCTGCCGGATCTGCCTCCGCCGGAACCCTTTCAGCCCGAAAGCCCTCCTGCAACTCTGACAGACCAAAATGACCTCCACGCATGGCGACAACTATACATGGctcggagaagctgggcgTTGGATCTGTCGAGCCGATGCGGGTCGATCGATAAGAGTACGCGAGAACACAATGAGCGAACCGACGTCATAAACCGCGCTGTGGGTGTGGCCCTGGAGAATCTCAAGTCGCATGTGGGTAATCTGGAACACCGATTTCAAGAGGCGCAGACGTGGGCGAACaatctgctggaagaacagCAGGCAGCTCTCGATGGTTGGCAGCGGGCTCTGACCACCCTCGAGAGCATCCCGGCTCGGGAAGACTTCCCTGTCCTCGGGCGCCCATCCACGCCGAAGAAAGACAGGGACCGGCCCACGGGGACCTTGCGTGATTTTGTGGATGTGGCCGATGTCCACAGAGCTGGATCGGAGGCTGCGACTGTGTCCCCGCGTTTTGCGGGACAGGTTCATGATATCGAGAAAGCAGTCTGCGACATTGCCGCGGATACGCAGCGGCTGGTTGACGAGGCCTCCCCATATTCCACTGATGGGGCGGATGGCCTTCTTGAGGAGGTGGAGACCATCACCAAGAAGATCAGCTCGGACTACGAACACGTTCTCGGGCTCCCGAACAACCAAAAAACCCTGGCGAATGTTTCCAGGCTGGCCCTCAGTCATACGCAAGATCTCTTACCATCTTTAATGGAGATCGGCACGGAGCTTCAAGCTGCTCTGGAGCAAGCtgtccagcgccgcggcgATGCACAAAAAACCGCCCTCAAACATATGCGCACCATCTCCTCTATAGAGTCTCGCCTCGCCGATGCGCACACACAACTAGTCAATTTGGATGTGGAAAGCACTGCCTTTGACACTATCTACGCTGTCTTCCATATGCCCATGGTGTATGGGTCCATTTTGATCGAATCTGTACGACGTCGAGAATGGAGTGATAAAATCAAGACCGATTCGCTTACATTGGCGGAAGAAATGGCCGTTTTGCGAGACGAAGAGCAGCggcgaaggaagaaatggTTGAAATCCATGGGTGATTTCATTTCTTTTGCCGATTCCTCCACACCAGGGATTGAGGTGAACCTCCAAGGTCAGGATGAGGAATGGCCCGAGGTGACCCGGAAAGAGATCGAGACCTATATCGAAGACCTAAAGACCAAGCACTCGATGGGCAACCTGGGAGAGGATCTTTCGCAGCAGTACCAGGATCTAGATGCGCCCACTCGCCAGCAAAGACGACGAGCAAAGGCGTTCAAACAAGGGAGTGTCTTTGACTTGAGCCGAAGCTCCATGTTACTTCGCGGGGATGATATGGTCCGGAGCTTACAGGAGGAGAAAACAAAACTAGAGGAGAGACTGAGGGGCTCTGAAAGTCGCATCCGGAAGTTGGAAGATCTCCTTCATCGCCAGAGCCATTTGAGCCGTCCGTCGAGCGGCAACTTTGGTCCAGAGTTTCCCAGCTCGCCCGCCTCGCCACATCCTGATGGGCTTTCAAGACGATCGTCTGTCTCGTCAAGGCGCGTTTCAGCTACTCAGTCCCCCGAAGACAAAGCACTTATCCAGCGTATCGTAAGCCTGGAAGCTGAGCTGGCCGGGGAGAAAGACACCGTGCAGAGACTTCACAAAGAAGCCCATGTCGAACGCCAATCCAACTCCGACAAATTTCAAGAGGCCCAGTCGACCAAAGAGGATCTTATCGGCAACCTTGAAGCCCGACAGCGCGAGTTTGAAGATGAACGGAGATACTTGGAGacggagctgaagaagttcaaGTTACGTgcagaggagatggaagaggagttGGATCGGCTGATGGACAGTCGAGAGCATGAAAAGCacgaggccgacgagcgTATACACCAACTTGAGACCAATCTACAGACTGCTCACACCAGCAACACTGACGAGGCACAAAGGACGAACGAGCTGAACGAGCAGATTCGGATTCAGCGCGAAAAAGCCGACGCTCTTCAGGCAAAGATTGACGAGCTTGAACGTCAGCGAGCCGAGTTGACACAAAGGGACCAGGATCATTACTATGCGCTACAAGCCGCATTCATGAATCTGTCGCCGGGTGGTGCCATGCCGCTGGAGGTACCCAGCATCATCAAAGCCATCGAGGTCCTTTCTGAGGGCTTGTCTATCCACGCGAGGAGTGCAGAGGACAATGCATCCAAAGCGGCGGCTGAGACCAAGACCCTCGAAGAACGAATCGGTCAATTGGAATCCGAGGcagaacagcaagaaaagaGCTCAGCCGATCGCGAGGAGAAATTGTCACGGCTCACCGAGGAGCTTTCGTCGGCGCGATCTAAGCTCGGTTCTGTGGAGGCAGAGGTGGATAAGGAACGCTCGAAATTCAATTCCCTGCAAAGTCAAATGGCGGCTGGCGAGAGCGGCTCAGATGCGCTTCGGGAACGACTTACCGAGGAAGAACAAAGGCAGGCAGATTTGTCACAAAAGCTGACTGATATTGAATCCCAAGCTCGGAAATCGAacgatgagattgaggaaTGGAAGCGGAAAGCCGGCCTTGCCTCTGAAACAGAGCAACGGGCTGCCGCTCGGACCGACGCCCGCGGACTCAAGTCCCAGGAGCTTTCGACGCAGCTTTTCTCGCAGATTGAGAAATTGGGGCGaatgctggagcagctgggctTCGCCGTCATTCAGCAGGATGGCAATCTCACCGTCCAACGAGCTTCCAAAGTCAATGCGTCTTCTTCAGGTCTTGGTGACAGTCTGGCCCAGTCCGGTATTGTCTCAGTGAAACCCGATGCAGCACTTTTGAACTGGACGCGTGCCGAAAGCCcggaagacgaggagaccAGATTCAAAGCTTTCATGGAGTGCCTGTCTCAATTTGATGTCTCTGTCTTTGGCGACGTCGTCGTCAAACGCGTCAAAGACATCGAGGTGCTCGCCCGCAAATGGCAAAAGGAAGCGCGAGCTTACCGAGACAAATACCACCGGGTCCAAAGTGAAGCGCACGACAAAATTGCCTATCGAACCTTCAAAGAAGGGGACCTTgcactcttcctccctaCGCGGAACCAATCTATCCGCTCCTGGGCCGCTTTCAACGTCGGCGCACCGCACAATTTCCTCCGCGAACTAGACAGCCACAAGCTGCAAAACCGCGACTGGCTGCTCGCGCGCATTaccaagatcgaggagcGCGTCGTGGATCTCTCCAAGTCACTGAACGGCGTTGCGCCTGACCGCCGCTCTCTCGGGGCTGCCAGCGACGCCATCTCATTGGACGATGAGAATCCATTCGAACTGTCCGATGGTCTGCGCTGGTACCTCCTCGATGCCATCGAAGAGAAGCCCGGCGCGCCCGCTACTCCGGGTCTAGCCAAGAGCACCGTTGCGTCTGCTCACGTCGACGCCAAGGGCAGCATTCGTCTGAACCGACCCGCTGATGAAGGAACTGTCGCCAAAACACTCACCAAGAACCTGGACAGCCGGCGTAATAGCTCCAATTCCAAACGGGGACCCCCGACGCCATCACAGCAGCCTGCCGATGCTGACGCCACCTCTGCGCCCCGAGAGGCGGCTCCGATCTTCGATGAGGTTCGCCGTGATCAACTTCAGGGCCCGTGA
- a CDS encoding uncharacterized protein (ID:PFLUO_006765-T1.cds;~source:funannotate) codes for MAVTHLHPPELTLLDYAADDPRDTVTLADKEAAILQLYHQLQDQRLEKALLEQEPQFLSGDNAEEQLAIAERELLEARSTYTVRRKAVQTILMTDPILKAVHLKASTPAERALLRLVNRRDVLALAHENLASAHELVLKQMSNLEVDNLRINQENQELVRQLLELTKEDSSWRERLQDADLASQLESVEADLKTRKAKWETMKNIASAVVVGSGLNWADDDALRALVLDESDD; via the exons ATGGCGGTAACCCATCTGCACCCCCCGGAGCTGACCCTCTTGGACTATGCCGCAGACGATCCACGCGACACCGTGACGCTGGCCGACAAGGAGGCCGCTATCCTGCAGCTCTaccaccagctccaggaCCAACgcctggagaaggcgctTCTCGAACAAG AACCACAGTTTCTCTCCGGAGACAATGCCGAGGAGCAgctcgccattgccgagcGCGAGCTCCTCGAAGCACGATCGACCTACACAGTCAGGAGGAAAGCCGTGCAGACCATTCTCATGACGGACCCCATCCTCAAAGCGGTGCACCTGAAGGCATCTACCCCTGCTGAGCG CGCGCTCCTCCGCTTGGTGAATCGGCGCGACGTATTAGCGCTTGCGCACGAGAATCTCGCGTCGGCACATGAACTGGTGCTGAAACAGATGTCCAATCTGGAAGTCGACAATCTACGGATCAACCAGGAGAACCAGGAACTGGTGcggcagctcctcgagctgacGAAGGAGGATTCTTCGTGGCGCGAGAGACTCCAGGACGCGGATCTCGCGTCCCAGCTGGAGAGCGTGGAGGCCGATCTCAAGACCCGCAAGGCCAAGTGGGAGACCATGAAGAACATCGCCAGCGCGGTGGTCGTGGGCAGCGGGCTGAACTGGGCGGATGATGACGCGCTTCGCGCGCTGGTTCTGGACGAGAGTGATGATTGA
- a CDS encoding uncharacterized protein (ID:PFLUO_006766-T1.cds;~source:funannotate): MPKEKSTRKAATGGKVQRRKKDPNAPKRALSAYMFFANDNRDKVREENPGITFGQVGKSLGDRWKALTETERKPYDAKAATDRKRYEEEKKAYANKAAEEEEEESS; this comes from the exons ATGCCTAAGGAGAAGTCCACACGCAAGGCCGCCACCGGTGGTAAGGTccagcgccgcaagaagg ACCCCAACGCGCCCAAGCGTGCTCTGTCTGCCTACATGTTCTTCGCCAACGACAACCGCGACAAGGTTCGCGAGGAGAACCCCGGCATCACCTTCG GCCAGGTCGGCAAGAGCCTTGGTGACCGGTGGAAGGCCCTGACCGAGACCGAGCGCAAGCCCTATGATGCGAAGGCCGCCACTGACCGCAAGCGCtacgaggaggagaagaaggcctaCGCCAAC aaggctgccgaggaggaggaggaagagtcgtCCTAA